Proteins encoded within one genomic window of Paludisphaera rhizosphaerae:
- a CDS encoding ParA family protein: MAKIISVANQKGGVGKTTTAINIAAGLAKSGRSALVIDVDPQCNATSGLGVEPAQRHPLLAGKPLAESVAETSQANLYVLPGSQSLADADALSASNRQRASTLRQQLNGELGKFDYVLIDCPPSLGQLTRASLGASAEIYIPIQCEYFAMEGLSQIIELARQTKAKDNHRLEIGGIVLTMYDPALDLANEVVGEVKGYFEETVFDSLIPRDVQISEAPSHGLSVLDYAPRARGARAYTELVMEVIDRE; encoded by the coding sequence ATGGCCAAGATCATCAGCGTGGCCAATCAAAAGGGGGGCGTGGGGAAGACGACCACGGCCATCAATATCGCGGCCGGGCTGGCGAAGTCGGGAAGGTCCGCGCTGGTGATCGACGTCGACCCCCAGTGCAACGCCACGAGCGGCCTCGGCGTGGAGCCGGCGCAGAGGCATCCGCTGCTGGCGGGCAAGCCTCTGGCCGAGTCGGTCGCCGAGACCTCCCAGGCGAACCTCTACGTGCTGCCGGGCTCGCAGAGCCTCGCCGACGCCGACGCGCTCTCGGCCTCGAACCGCCAGCGGGCGTCGACGCTCCGCCAGCAACTCAACGGAGAGCTTGGGAAGTTCGACTACGTCCTGATCGACTGCCCGCCGTCGCTGGGCCAGTTGACCCGGGCGTCGCTGGGGGCCTCGGCCGAGATCTACATCCCGATCCAGTGCGAGTACTTCGCGATGGAAGGGCTCTCCCAGATCATCGAGCTGGCTCGCCAGACCAAGGCCAAGGACAACCACCGCCTGGAGATCGGCGGGATCGTGCTGACCATGTACGACCCGGCGCTCGACCTGGCGAACGAGGTCGTGGGGGAGGTCAAGGGATACTTCGAGGAGACGGTGTTCGACTCGCTCATCCCCCGCGACGTGCAAATCAGCGAGGCGCCCAGCCACGGGCTGAGCGTCCTCGACTACGCCCCGAGGGCCCGGGGCGCCAGGGCCTACACGGAACTTGTCATGGAGGTCATCGACCGTGAATAA
- a CDS encoding alpha/beta hydrolase — protein sequence MDEKEVPRDRLELKEDPKLLSPPYLAQPYACAVAVTVYGFVPHATIEIEVAGVSVVTQPVGFPEPVGATLKLPAPLTAGQAVRARQMLGPGVSDWSAPVTALDHTKDFPAGPPRPEINPAPVYKCGIRTGVDNLLAGGTVWITADGATVGKVVGCNPHQGVDVSPPYNLNQHVRAWFELCKDVSPPSVEQITQTAASPPPTPGFEPIYAGGEQLVVTNIVNGAKVTLFRGGVNQGTWGCWGGSLQLGLNPPFSSGETFSATQAMCPGDPTSPPGTTTVQPCSSLPAPHIGPVQAGDVQITVVSSASGAVIKVWVNGSPAGTGSAPVVNLNTTLKFGDTVVVVQDLAGCKGRTALQATVACVDPPITGNPAALDLFPVGNTEYDNGAGVRGSVYYPAEDDGKNQPFNKRLTKLGPAPIVVMAHGNHNPADPSYLGYDYFQADLAKMGIIAVSVDCNALNGPGGGVQNIEDRADLIIESIKHFQAEAADITSTFFQRIDFKRLGLMGHSRGGDAVVTVPSVISLSGVTIRGVLALAPTNFRFWAGLSTIQPKGYAFMTLLPAGDGDVVDNNGAQFYDQASPDPYKSQLYVHFTSHNLYNRQWLNDDGVGPPRIPRVEHERILSSYGCAFFRSVLLGHATEVYLAGYQKPGGVLHQNVYTSFMKNGQTTIDNHEDGNGIGKNSLNLPTAQSGGLIADEFPFAQAPAGGPAPGAFNGSFFGLTTGMVTGPGGSSRLFRSEIGGKDLTKKEIWIRAAEVVRTQGSVPNGASGFQLGVEDANGVTAFVDVDAVGGLPRPYAHPFRTKSMLNTIRFKADCFKIGNRKLTLTKVRALLIACDRNDERATAFDDLQIVKP from the coding sequence ATGGATGAGAAAGAAGTTCCACGCGACCGGCTGGAGTTGAAAGAGGATCCGAAACTACTTTCGCCCCCCTACCTCGCCCAGCCGTACGCCTGCGCCGTCGCGGTGACGGTGTACGGCTTCGTGCCGCACGCGACGATCGAGATCGAGGTCGCCGGGGTTTCGGTCGTCACCCAACCTGTGGGCTTCCCCGAACCCGTCGGCGCGACGTTGAAGCTGCCTGCGCCGCTGACGGCAGGGCAGGCGGTTCGTGCGAGGCAGATGCTCGGTCCGGGGGTGAGCGACTGGTCGGCGCCCGTGACGGCGCTCGACCACACGAAAGACTTTCCGGCTGGTCCGCCTCGACCCGAGATCAACCCCGCGCCGGTCTACAAGTGCGGCATCCGCACGGGGGTCGACAACCTGCTTGCGGGGGGCACCGTCTGGATCACGGCCGATGGGGCCACGGTCGGCAAGGTTGTGGGCTGCAACCCACACCAGGGAGTGGACGTCAGCCCGCCTTACAACTTGAACCAGCACGTTCGCGCGTGGTTCGAGCTGTGCAAGGACGTCAGCCCGCCCTCGGTGGAACAGATCACTCAGACCGCCGCCTCGCCGCCGCCCACGCCGGGTTTCGAACCGATCTATGCGGGCGGCGAACAGCTCGTCGTGACCAACATCGTCAACGGCGCGAAGGTCACGCTCTTTCGCGGGGGCGTCAATCAGGGTACGTGGGGCTGCTGGGGCGGGAGCCTCCAACTCGGTTTGAATCCGCCTTTCAGTTCGGGTGAGACGTTCTCAGCCACCCAGGCCATGTGCCCCGGCGACCCGACCAGCCCGCCCGGAACCACCACAGTGCAGCCGTGCTCCAGCCTCCCTGCGCCTCACATCGGGCCGGTGCAGGCCGGCGACGTGCAGATCACCGTGGTCAGCTCCGCATCCGGCGCCGTCATCAAGGTCTGGGTCAACGGCAGTCCTGCCGGGACCGGCTCAGCGCCCGTCGTGAATCTAAACACGACGCTGAAGTTCGGCGACACCGTGGTCGTGGTTCAGGATCTGGCCGGGTGCAAGGGGAGAACTGCGCTTCAGGCCACGGTCGCCTGCGTCGATCCACCGATCACGGGCAATCCCGCGGCGCTCGACCTCTTTCCCGTCGGCAACACCGAATACGACAATGGAGCGGGCGTCAGGGGCAGCGTCTACTACCCGGCCGAAGACGACGGCAAGAACCAGCCGTTCAACAAGCGGCTGACCAAGCTGGGCCCTGCGCCGATCGTCGTCATGGCGCACGGCAACCACAACCCGGCCGATCCCAGCTACCTGGGCTACGACTATTTCCAGGCCGACCTCGCGAAGATGGGAATCATCGCGGTGTCGGTCGATTGCAACGCCCTGAACGGCCCGGGCGGCGGCGTTCAGAACATCGAGGACCGAGCCGACCTGATCATCGAGTCGATCAAGCACTTCCAGGCCGAGGCGGCGGATATCACCTCCACCTTCTTTCAGCGAATCGACTTCAAGCGGCTGGGCTTGATGGGGCATTCGCGAGGTGGTGATGCGGTCGTGACCGTCCCCAGTGTGATCTCACTGTCTGGAGTGACCATCCGCGGCGTGCTGGCGCTGGCTCCGACGAACTTCCGGTTCTGGGCGGGCCTGAGCACCATCCAGCCCAAGGGCTACGCGTTCATGACGCTCCTGCCTGCCGGCGACGGCGACGTCGTCGACAACAACGGCGCCCAGTTCTACGACCAGGCCTCCCCGGACCCGTACAAGTCCCAGCTCTACGTCCACTTCACGTCCCACAACCTTTACAACCGGCAATGGCTCAATGACGATGGAGTTGGGCCGCCCAGGATTCCGCGCGTCGAGCACGAGCGAATCCTCTCGTCGTACGGCTGCGCGTTCTTCCGATCCGTCCTCCTGGGTCATGCCACCGAAGTCTACCTGGCCGGCTACCAGAAGCCGGGCGGAGTCCTGCACCAGAACGTCTACACGTCGTTCATGAAGAACGGCCAGACGACCATCGACAACCATGAGGACGGGAACGGCATCGGCAAGAACTCGCTCAATCTGCCTACCGCACAGTCGGGCGGGCTCATCGCCGACGAGTTCCCGTTCGCACAGGCTCCCGCCGGGGGGCCCGCTCCAGGCGCGTTCAACGGTTCCTTCTTCGGCCTGACGACCGGCATGGTGACTGGGCCTGGCGGCTCGAGCCGGCTGTTTCGCTCGGAGATCGGCGGCAAGGACCTGACCAAGAAGGAGATCTGGATCCGGGCCGCCGAGGTCGTGCGGACTCAAGGGAGCGTGCCGAACGGAGCCTCCGGGTTCCAACTCGGCGTCGAGGACGCCAACGGCGTGACCGCATTCGTCGACGTCGACGCCGTGGGTGGGCTCCCTCGGCCGTATGCCCATCCGTTCCGGACCAAATCCATGCTGAACACGATCCGGTTCAAGGCCGACTGCTTCAAGATCGGCAACCGCAAACTGACGCTCACGAAAGTCAGAGCCCTGCTGATCGCCTGCGACCGGAACGACGAACGGGCCACGGCGTTCGACGACCTGCAAATCGTCAAACCTTGA
- a CDS encoding spinster family MFS transporter, with product MSQPSHEPIAGDGPPPRRADLPSRLSNPRPIPWWTWGLLGFLFLANLLASMDRWLFPALALPIGRELDLWDDQADWLEALPLVAAALWAPTLGYFADRVRRPRLLALGIAAFGLAGVASGLAATYPALQRARALVGLGTATAGVVSLTMLMDVFPRTVRARALAVYFLAGPVGAALALCLGPPLAHATTWQTAFLAAGAPALVLALASLTLPDPVRGLSEGVPVAQLRRHESFGPSAEDYVDLMVNSSFTYSVFGLTFTAFAISALTAWLPTFLMGARGLPEPVAATFTGTLPPAAAAVGLLIGAWLADRWGRTDPRAYFLIPALAAAAAVPCWLVAFLGPSRPWQPAALFATVALASVNLGPCFAILASVAAPNMRGVACGAAVAVVQLLGDAWAPRLTGWAAESFGQPDLMATTFGRVLAMIGANPQVVGGRSPENVAAALLFAAPTLAAAGFVLLAGARHLPREAALMLANLRAAPTRSSAGRAADPN from the coding sequence GTGAGCCAGCCGAGTCATGAGCCGATCGCCGGAGACGGGCCGCCGCCCAGGCGTGCCGACCTCCCGAGCAGGCTCTCCAACCCTCGGCCTATCCCGTGGTGGACCTGGGGGCTGCTGGGATTCCTTTTCCTGGCCAATCTGCTGGCCTCGATGGATCGCTGGCTTTTCCCCGCCCTGGCCCTGCCGATCGGTCGCGAATTGGACCTCTGGGACGATCAGGCCGACTGGCTGGAGGCCCTGCCGCTGGTCGCCGCGGCGCTCTGGGCTCCCACGTTGGGCTACTTCGCCGACCGCGTTCGACGGCCTCGGCTGCTGGCCCTGGGGATCGCCGCCTTCGGCCTGGCGGGGGTGGCCTCGGGACTGGCCGCCACTTACCCGGCGCTCCAGCGGGCCCGCGCCCTGGTGGGCCTGGGAACGGCGACGGCTGGGGTGGTCTCCCTGACGATGCTCATGGACGTCTTCCCTCGCACGGTCCGCGCTCGAGCCCTGGCGGTCTACTTCCTGGCCGGGCCGGTCGGTGCGGCGCTCGCGCTGTGCCTCGGGCCGCCGCTGGCCCACGCGACGACCTGGCAGACGGCTTTCCTCGCGGCCGGCGCTCCGGCGCTGGTGCTGGCCCTGGCGAGCTTGACCCTCCCCGACCCCGTCCGCGGCCTCAGCGAGGGCGTGCCCGTCGCCCAACTTCGGCGGCACGAGTCCTTCGGGCCGAGCGCCGAGGACTACGTCGACCTGATGGTGAATTCCTCGTTCACCTACTCCGTCTTCGGGCTGACGTTCACGGCCTTCGCGATCAGCGCCCTGACGGCCTGGCTGCCGACCTTCCTGATGGGCGCCCGCGGCCTGCCTGAGCCGGTCGCAGCGACCTTCACGGGGACGCTTCCCCCTGCGGCTGCGGCGGTGGGGCTGCTCATCGGCGCCTGGCTGGCCGACCGCTGGGGGCGGACCGATCCCCGGGCCTACTTCCTGATCCCGGCGCTGGCGGCCGCCGCCGCCGTCCCTTGCTGGCTGGTGGCCTTCCTGGGCCCGAGCCGGCCCTGGCAACCGGCGGCCCTGTTCGCGACCGTCGCTCTGGCCTCGGTCAACCTCGGGCCTTGCTTCGCCATCCTGGCCTCGGTCGCCGCGCCCAACATGCGGGGCGTGGCCTGCGGCGCGGCGGTGGCCGTGGTCCAGTTGCTCGGCGACGCCTGGGCGCCTCGGCTGACCGGCTGGGCGGCTGAGTCCTTCGGCCAGCCCGATCTCATGGCCACGACCTTCGGCCGGGTGCTGGCCATGATCGGGGCGAATCCCCAGGTGGTCGGAGGCCGATCGCCGGAGAACGTGGCGGCCGCCTTGCTGTTCGCCGCTCCGACGCTGGCCGCCGCCGGCTTCGTGCTGCTCGCCGGCGCCCGCCACCTGCCTCGCGAAGCCGCCCTGATGCTCGCCAACCTCCGCGCCGCGCCGACGAGGTCGAGCGCGGGCCGGGCCGCTGACCCCAATTGA
- a CDS encoding malate dehydrogenase, which produces MSTPIRVAITGAGGQIGYALLFRIASGALFGPDRPVALQLLEITPALPSLGGTIMELDDCAFPLLTDVKASDKAEVAFADADWVILVGGLPRKDGMSRADLIRANGPIFTGQGKAINEVAGPNVRVVTVANPCNTNCLIARSHAPKVPADRWFAMTMLDQNRATAQIAKKAGVPVPSVKKMTIWGNHSDTQYPDYKNAEIAGVPAPKVIRDDAWLADTFIPTVAKRGSAVIKARGASSAASAANAAIDTVYNVYHPTPADEWFSTAVVSDGSYGIPSGLIYSFPLTSRGDGAWSIVPNVPIDEDARKRLDASAAELISERDAVKDLLGPAL; this is translated from the coding sequence ATGTCCACTCCCATCCGGGTCGCGATCACTGGGGCCGGCGGCCAGATCGGGTACGCCCTGCTGTTCCGCATCGCTTCGGGCGCCCTCTTCGGCCCTGACCGGCCCGTCGCCCTGCAACTCCTGGAGATCACGCCCGCCCTGCCTTCGCTGGGCGGCACGATCATGGAGCTGGATGACTGCGCCTTCCCGCTGCTGACCGACGTCAAGGCGTCCGACAAGGCGGAGGTCGCCTTCGCCGACGCTGACTGGGTGATCCTCGTCGGCGGCCTGCCGCGCAAGGACGGCATGAGCCGGGCCGACCTGATCCGCGCCAACGGGCCGATCTTCACCGGCCAGGGCAAGGCGATCAACGAGGTCGCCGGCCCGAACGTCCGGGTCGTGACGGTCGCCAACCCCTGCAACACCAACTGCCTGATCGCCAGGTCGCACGCGCCGAAGGTCCCCGCCGACCGCTGGTTCGCGATGACGATGCTCGACCAGAACCGGGCCACGGCGCAGATCGCCAAGAAGGCCGGCGTGCCGGTCCCCTCCGTCAAGAAGATGACGATCTGGGGCAATCACAGCGACACCCAGTACCCCGACTACAAGAACGCCGAGATCGCCGGCGTCCCCGCCCCCAAGGTCATCCGCGACGACGCCTGGTTGGCCGACACCTTCATCCCGACCGTCGCCAAGCGCGGCAGCGCCGTCATCAAGGCCCGGGGCGCGTCCTCGGCCGCGTCGGCCGCCAACGCGGCGATCGACACGGTTTACAACGTCTACCACCCGACTCCGGCCGACGAGTGGTTCAGCACGGCCGTCGTCTCCGACGGCAGCTACGGCATCCCCTCGGGCCTGATCTACAGCTTCCCGCTGACCTCCCGCGGCGACGGCGCCTGGTCGATCGTTCCCAACGTCCCCATCGACGAGGACGCCCGCAAGCGCCTCGACGCCTCCGCCGCCGAACTCATCTCCGAACGCGACGCCGTCAAGGATCTCCTCGGCCCCGCCCTCTGA
- a CDS encoding TetR/AcrR family transcriptional regulator translates to MSGTSGGVASDRDEEWRPQRKPRADGEESRRTILLAAANLATTRGLEGLSIGELAQHIGMSKSGLYAHFKSKEELELATIETAAEIFDRDVLVPAGESAEGLERVRALVEAFLSHLERRVFPGGCFIATVSVQLASRPGRPHDRVMDMQARWLAQFAGALGQAVASGELPRDADIDQLVFEVTAMLVRANFAWVMTGDTRVLEQARVGVSHVLKGVTVHPGPESRPAEKRVANRRK, encoded by the coding sequence ATGTCTGGTACAAGCGGCGGTGTCGCATCAGATCGGGATGAGGAATGGCGGCCGCAGCGAAAGCCGCGAGCGGACGGCGAGGAGAGCCGCCGTACGATCCTGCTCGCGGCCGCCAATCTGGCGACCACGCGCGGGCTGGAGGGCCTGTCGATCGGCGAGTTGGCCCAGCACATCGGCATGAGCAAAAGCGGTCTCTACGCCCACTTCAAGTCGAAGGAGGAGCTGGAGCTGGCGACGATCGAGACGGCCGCCGAGATCTTCGACCGGGACGTGTTGGTTCCGGCGGGCGAGTCGGCGGAGGGCCTCGAACGGGTGCGGGCGCTGGTTGAGGCGTTCCTCAGCCACCTGGAGCGGCGGGTCTTCCCGGGCGGTTGCTTCATCGCGACGGTCTCAGTCCAACTCGCCTCGCGCCCAGGACGGCCCCATGACCGGGTGATGGACATGCAGGCGCGATGGCTCGCCCAGTTCGCCGGGGCGCTGGGCCAGGCCGTCGCCTCGGGCGAGTTGCCGCGCGACGCCGACATCGACCAGCTCGTCTTCGAGGTCACCGCGATGCTCGTCCGCGCGAACTTCGCCTGGGTCATGACCGGAGACACGCGCGTGTTAGAACAGGCCCGGGTCGGCGTCAGCCACGTTCTCAAGGGGGTGACGGTTCATCCAGGCCCAGAAAGTCGACCGGCCGAGAAGCGCGTCGCGAACAGACGCAAATAA
- the mddA gene encoding methanethiol S-methyltransferase has product MVGRVLILAYGTASYALCLVALLYGVGFIGGFVTPTTLDAPRQGSVGVALAVDLGLIALFALQHSGMARPAFKRWWTQYIPKTAERSTYVLLSSLALLLLFWCWRPIGGVVWAVEDAAGRAMLYTVFAVGWVIVLTATFLINHFDLFGLRQVWLQFRGRPYTPLRFKTPVLYRVVRHPLYVGWLLAFWGTPQMTSAHLVFAAALTAYILAAIQWEERDLAEAHPEYAAYRRRVPMLIPRWRSLAAGADRTSLTTSRRALSWARRSTEPRPVQDR; this is encoded by the coding sequence ATGGTCGGTCGCGTCCTGATCCTGGCCTATGGCACGGCGTCATACGCTTTGTGCCTTGTCGCACTTCTCTACGGCGTCGGATTCATCGGCGGTTTCGTCACGCCGACAACGCTGGACGCCCCTCGGCAGGGGTCGGTCGGTGTCGCGCTGGCGGTCGATCTGGGACTGATCGCCCTGTTCGCGCTCCAGCACAGTGGAATGGCCCGGCCGGCGTTCAAGCGGTGGTGGACCCAGTACATCCCCAAAACCGCCGAGCGGAGCACTTACGTACTGCTCTCAAGCCTGGCGCTGCTGCTTCTGTTCTGGTGTTGGAGGCCGATCGGCGGGGTCGTATGGGCGGTTGAAGATGCGGCGGGCCGGGCGATGCTGTACACGGTCTTCGCCGTGGGCTGGGTGATCGTGCTGACGGCGACCTTTCTGATCAACCACTTCGACCTGTTCGGCCTGCGGCAGGTGTGGCTGCAGTTCCGCGGCCGTCCCTACACGCCCCTCCGTTTCAAGACCCCGGTGCTGTACAGGGTGGTGCGTCACCCGCTCTACGTCGGCTGGCTGCTGGCCTTCTGGGGGACTCCGCAGATGACTTCGGCGCACCTGGTCTTCGCCGCTGCGCTCACGGCGTACATCCTGGCCGCGATCCAGTGGGAGGAACGCGACCTGGCCGAAGCACACCCCGAATACGCCGCCTACCGACGGCGGGTACCGATGTTGATCCCACGCTGGCGGAGCCTCGCCGCGGGCGCGGACCGGACCTCTCTGACGACGTCGAGGCGCGCTCTCTCGTGGGCGCGACGCTCCACGGAGCCTCGCCCCGTCCAGGATCGGTGA